The Desulfobacterales bacterium genome has a window encoding:
- a CDS encoding metal ABC transporter permease, with translation MIPELFKLTFMQHAFLAGAMLSVVLAVVSFFVVLRRLSFIGVGVAHSAFGGVALGALLGVSPTLTAVAFAVAVANAIGYISSRGKLSTDTAIGIFFSLAMALGVIFIGLSKEYNIDLFGYLFGNILAITRQDLISIAILGGLVLVSTFLLFKELLFVAFDREVALVSGMSVTFLDHFLLTILALSVVISIKIVGIVLVSALLVIPGAAALQLTNHYPLMIAASIAVALTATIGGLFISYYADIASGATIVTLASILFFGAFLIGRIRK, from the coding sequence ATGATTCCTGAATTATTCAAGCTGACCTTCATGCAGCATGCTTTTCTGGCCGGCGCCATGCTCAGCGTTGTTCTGGCCGTTGTTTCTTTTTTTGTTGTCCTGCGACGCCTGTCTTTTATCGGAGTAGGTGTCGCCCACTCGGCCTTCGGCGGTGTTGCACTGGGCGCATTGCTCGGCGTCTCCCCCACCCTCACTGCCGTTGCCTTTGCAGTGGCTGTTGCCAATGCCATCGGCTATATCAGCAGTCGCGGAAAACTGAGCACCGACACGGCCATCGGTATATTTTTTTCACTGGCCATGGCCCTGGGTGTTATTTTTATCGGATTGTCCAAAGAGTACAATATCGATCTTTTCGGATATCTTTTTGGGAATATACTGGCCATTACCCGTCAGGATCTGATTTCCATCGCCATCCTGGGCGGATTGGTCCTTGTTTCGACATTCCTGCTGTTTAAGGAATTGCTCTTCGTTGCCTTTGACAGGGAAGTCGCCCTTGTCAGCGGGATGTCCGTAACGTTTCTGGACCATTTCCTGCTGACAATCCTGGCCCTTTCAGTGGTCATCAGCATCAAAATCGTTGGGATCGTCCTGGTGTCCGCGTTGCTGGTCATCCCCGGCGCCGCCGCGCTGCAGCTTACGAACCACTATCCCCTGATGATCGCGGCATCCATTGCCGTCGCGCTGACAGCCACCATCGGCGGGCTGTTTATTTCTTATTATGCTGATATCGCTTCCGGGGCAACCATCGTCACCCTGGCATCCATCCTTTTTTTTGGGGCATTTTTGATCGGGCGGATTCGAAAATGA
- a CDS encoding metal ABC transporter ATP-binding protein: MNRPSPLQRQDKAAIVELNDVWVRYNEKWVLKAIYLSCYPGEILGIVGPNGSGKTTLLNAILGLIRPEKGTVRLFGSDPDKHSRREVGYLPQISRADRSFPVTVLDVVLMGLYSRLGLFRRPDRKSIQAAMALLDQVNMADQAHHSFGILSGGQQQRVQIARALASQPKLLILDEPATGIDSVAQEDFYELLAKFRDEQAISAIMVSHDIGVITSHADHVACLNREIHYHGEPEFCLSPEIQRKVFGDNMKVMVHDPACVSCSQRHRDDS, from the coding sequence ATGAACCGGCCGTCGCCGCTCCAGCGGCAAGACAAAGCGGCCATCGTGGAATTAAACGATGTCTGGGTCCGCTATAATGAAAAATGGGTCTTAAAGGCCATCTATTTGTCATGTTATCCCGGAGAAATTTTGGGCATCGTGGGACCAAACGGCAGCGGCAAGACCACCCTGCTCAACGCCATTCTGGGACTGATCCGCCCGGAAAAAGGGACCGTAAGGTTGTTTGGCAGCGATCCCGACAAGCACAGCCGCCGGGAAGTGGGGTATCTCCCCCAAATATCCCGTGCCGACCGCTCTTTTCCGGTAACGGTTCTGGATGTTGTCCTCATGGGGCTCTACAGCCGCCTGGGATTGTTTCGCCGTCCCGATCGAAAGAGTATCCAAGCCGCCATGGCGTTGCTCGACCAGGTAAACATGGCGGACCAGGCCCATCATTCCTTTGGCATACTCTCCGGCGGTCAGCAGCAGCGCGTTCAAATTGCCCGGGCCCTGGCATCTCAGCCCAAGCTTTTAATTTTAGACGAACCGGCCACTGGGATCGACAGCGTTGCCCAGGAAGACTTTTATGAGCTGCTGGCAAAATTCAGAGATGAACAAGCGATTTCGGCGATCATGGTCTCCCACGATATCGGCGTGATTACCTCACATGCCGACCATGTGGCCTGCCTGAACAGAGAAATTCATTATCACGGCGAACCGGAATTTTGTCTTTCGCCGGAAATTCAGCGAAAGGTATTCGGCGACAACATGAAAGTGATGGTGCATGATCCCGCCTGCGTTTCCTGTTCACAGAGGCATCGCGATGATTCCTGA
- a CDS encoding metal ABC transporter substrate-binding protein, producing the protein MKPKRFKGSVFATLFFFIALFSPALILAEKVPVVASIFPVADMIQQVGSPYVDVTFIIPAGASPHTFEPKPSQIKKIAAARVFFMIGAGLEIWAEKFMAAAGKDLLTVTLSDGVDLIRSTEAAHEHDADQPGSNMRQTKPDHTDSGAVIANPHIWLDPVIAQSMVTRIVAVLCSVDENHADHYRRQGEVYLKSLVKLDQDIRLAVSGFALKKYVAFHAAWDYFARHYGLEPVGIIETAPGRNPTPKRIKQIIADIKKYNLRAVFVEPQLNPKVAVVIAKEANVHVLLLDPMGAPTIKGRRSYLELMRYNLDVLKEAMQ; encoded by the coding sequence GTGAAGCCCAAACGATTCAAGGGGTCGGTTTTTGCCACTCTGTTTTTCTTTATCGCCCTTTTTTCTCCGGCGCTAATCCTGGCGGAAAAGGTTCCTGTTGTTGCCAGTATTTTTCCGGTTGCCGATATGATTCAACAGGTCGGCAGCCCCTATGTTGATGTGACTTTCATTATTCCGGCCGGCGCCAGTCCCCATACGTTTGAACCCAAGCCCAGTCAGATTAAAAAAATCGCGGCAGCCAGGGTTTTCTTCATGATCGGCGCAGGCCTGGAAATATGGGCTGAGAAATTTATGGCTGCTGCCGGTAAAGACCTCCTAACGGTCACACTTTCGGATGGCGTAGATTTAATTCGTTCCACCGAAGCAGCCCATGAACATGACGCGGATCAACCCGGATCGAATATGCGGCAAACAAAACCGGATCACACCGACAGCGGCGCAGTTATCGCCAACCCGCATATATGGTTGGACCCGGTTATCGCTCAATCGATGGTCACCCGAATTGTGGCGGTTTTATGCAGCGTTGACGAAAATCATGCAGACCACTACCGCCGGCAGGGGGAAGTCTACTTAAAAAGCCTGGTAAAACTGGACCAGGATATCCGCTTGGCGGTATCGGGATTCGCTTTAAAAAAATACGTTGCCTTTCATGCCGCCTGGGATTATTTTGCAAGGCATTACGGTCTTGAGCCGGTGGGGATCATTGAAACCGCTCCCGGCAGAAACCCAACCCCCAAGCGGATAAAACAAATCATCGCCGATATCAAAAAATACAACCTCCGCGCGGTATTTGTCGAACCCCAGCTAAACCCAAAAGTGGCGGTGGTGATCGCCAAAGAGGCCAACGTCCATGTGTTGCTGCTGGATCCCATGGGGGCGCCGACCATCAAGGGGCGCCGGTCGTACCTGGAATTGATGCGGTATAATTTAGACGTCTTAAAGGAGGCCATGCAATGA
- a CDS encoding cysteine hydrolase, producing MPSKALIVVDMLNDFVDEKGALYCGETAREIVPFIGQRLDAYRKRKDLVIYLQDAHDRNDKEFEKFPEHCVSGTWGSQIIKALTPMPGEKVVPKKRFSGFYGTDLENILVEAGIAAAEVVGVCTSICVMDTVGGLANRDYAISVPIKGVADFDSEAHRFSLKRMEKLYGAEVS from the coding sequence ATGCCGTCAAAGGCCTTAATTGTTGTGGACATGTTAAACGATTTTGTGGATGAAAAAGGGGCGCTGTATTGCGGCGAAACCGCCCGTGAAATTGTTCCCTTTATCGGGCAGCGGCTCGACGCATATAGAAAGCGCAAGGATCTTGTCATTTACCTGCAGGACGCCCATGATCGCAACGACAAAGAATTTGAAAAATTTCCGGAACACTGCGTAAGCGGCACTTGGGGCAGCCAGATCATTAAAGCGCTCACCCCTATGCCGGGAGAAAAAGTGGTCCCTAAAAAACGGTTCAGCGGGTTTTACGGGACCGATCTCGAAAACATTCTGGTTGAGGCCGGCATAGCAGCGGCTGAAGTGGTGGGCGTCTGTACCTCCATCTGTGTGATGGATACGGTGGGGGGGTTGGCCAATCGCGATTATGCGATATCGGTACCCATAAAGGGGGTGGCGGATTTTGATTCCGAGGCCCACCGGTTCTCTTTAAAAAGAATGGAAAAGCTTTACGGGGCCGAAGTTTCTTAA